The following coding sequences lie in one Silene latifolia isolate original U9 population chromosome 5, ASM4854445v1, whole genome shotgun sequence genomic window:
- the LOC141655302 gene encoding uncharacterized protein LOC141655302, whose product MPFRYLGVPVQATRLTKIECNVLVEKMVNRIRSLGAKKLSYAGRLVLVNSSNTPHNYWSGIFLIPKCVVKRIEAVCRNYLWDGTADFHRVPSVGWDRVTLPKEEGGLGIKRTVTWNIASVAKLADWLYCKADRLWIRWVNQVHIKGKNWHDYVPPADVAWSWKNIFKVKDLVKNAYVEDQWMPDAQGFTIKNCYEWLSHRVVPQNWAPAVWNTWNVPKHSFITWVSMNNGLNTRAKLASFGYYQEHHCCICEISDETQAHLFFQCAYSQRVMQEVEKWCGFSVDVTMVVLASPGNRMKGLKQLVHCQLWVSCHYHIWLERNSARLNAVVISPTKLAERIVAEAKTRIMSKVGKSKYAQDSIWLRKWGCLVT is encoded by the coding sequence ATGCCTTTTAGATATCTGGGAGTGCCTGTTCAAGCTACCAGATTGACCAAGATTGAGTGCAATGTCCTGGTGGAGAAGATGGTTAACAGGATTCGTAGCTTGGGTGCTAAGAAATTGTCATATGCAGGCAGGCTTGTCTTGGTAAATTCATCCAACACACCGCATAACTATTGGTCAGGTATCTTCCTTATCCCAAAATGTGTTGTAAAACGCATTGAGGCAGTTTGCAGGAACTATCTTTGGGATGGGACAGCTGATTTCCATAGAGTACCATCAGTGGGTTGGGATAGGGTAACTCTACCTAAAGAAGAAGGTGGATTGGGAATTAAAAGAACGGTCACCTGGAACATTGCTTCTGTTGCAAAATTAGCAGACTGGTTATACTGTAAAGCTGATAGGCTTTGGATTAGGTGGGTTAATCAGGTCCATATCAAGGGAAAGAATTGGCATGACTATGTCCCTCCTGCTGATGTGGCTTGGTCTTGGAAAAATATTTTCAAAGTAAAAGATTTGGTCAAGAATGCTTATGTAGAGGATCAATGGATGCCTGATGCTCAAGGGTTCACTATCAAAAATTGCTATGAATGGTTAAGCCATAGAGTTGTTCCTCAGAACTGGGCACCTGCTGTATGGAACACCTGGAATGTCCCTAAACACTCTTTCATTACTTGGGTGTCCATGAACAATGGTCTTAATACCCGTGCTAAACTTGCATCTTTTGGGTACTATCAAGAGCATCACTGTTGCATTTGTGAAATCTCAGATGAAACTCAAGCGCATCTGTTCTTTCAATGTGCATACAGTCAAAGAGTCATGCAAGAAGTTGAGAAATGGTGTGGTTTCAGTGTTGATGTAACTATGGTTGTACTGGCATCACCTGGTAATAGAATGAAAGGCTTGAAGCAGCTGGTTCATTGTCAGCTCTGGGTATCCTGTCACTATCATATCTGGTTGGAAAGGAACAGTGCAAGATTGAATGCAGTGGTCATTTCCCCTACCAAACTGGCTGAAAGGATAGTTGCAGAAGCTAAGACGAGAATTATGAGTAAGGTTGGCAAGTCCAAATATGCTCAGGATAGTATTTGGTTGAGGAAATGGGGTTGTTTAGTAACATGA